The window CCAGACACGTACCTGAAAGCGCAATCATATCTGTTTGGCTAAGACCATGGGAGGAAAACATGGAATTAAGCTGATCTAAGTTAAATGTAGCATGTGGAAGTTTGTGTTGAACACTTTTCTTGGTTGATATCCTCCCATCTCTCCGGCCCAGTTCAACTGCATACCGCGGTCCTCCTGTCTGCATATATCATAGCAAAATTATTTTAGATATGCAAAAAAGCTCTAAAAAGGTAAAGCAATACAATGATCATTTAGCCAAAAAAAGGCAATACAATAATCTATGAGATGCATTTTGCTGTCAAATCATTGGAAGCTTTTGGAAAAAGATTAAAATGTCTGGAAAATGTacagtttaaaaaaataaattaaaatggcTTATTCGAGTAATTTTAAATACTCAGGTCTTAGGACCACCCTCTGTTTAGACTCGAACCCTCGTTCAATTATTACCAAGAATCAATTGACATCCACTAGGATATACAGAATGGATCATCACAATATTATTGCTGCTAGAGCAATGAAAAAGTGCTGAAATTGAAATATGTTTAGACAACATTGAACAAGAATAGTGCTAAATCATGAGCTAGAATTAATATACACTAGTGTGAGCAATTATATATGAAGACAGAAAGTGGCATAAATATAGTGCATACCAAGGCCACAACTTCCCGGGTAGCCAAAGCTAAGATATCAGCACAAGAGACTTTGTTCCGGCACTTGGGATCACTATCAACAGCGGCCTTAGCTCTAACGACAGTGTCAAATCCATCTCCAGCCAGTGATATGTCATCCCCATGATCCTTTTCCGCGTTTCCATTTGGGGAAGCTAGCAATACTGAAGCATCACACCCCTAAACATAAACCAGattctattaatttttaaaCGTTTATAAACCAGACTTCTTAATTAACATATAAAGGTACAAGTATCAGGAAGAAAATAATACCCGAACAAAGCAATCATGGAAAAGGAGCCGCAAGGTTGCCGGAGCAGTGACAAAGGTTTGCTGAAACTTGGCTTTAACTGCAGCCTGGACGAGGGATTCGACATTTGGGCATGACTTCTGGTAAAAATTGGTGCTCAGCTGAGCCGCGGAATGAGATATCAGGAGAAGCAAGGGGAATATGATCAACAGGCCACAGACAGGAGGCCTAATACTCATTCTTTGATTCCCCATTTGAATATATTAATCTATCTGTACCTTAAGGTTTTGTGTGAGGTTTATTTCACATGCTGCATGTCTGCAGCAACTTGAATCTGTTTATATAGTGTATGTGCAGATGAACAAGTCAGGGGATGTTTGCtacaaaacaataaaaaaaataatcgaaTACCATGTAAACAAAACCAACTTGTCTTAGTTATGGTACCCTACTAAAAAGATAACCATTTCTATCATTGATTTATATGATCATTGTAGCAAATAATTGTCTCAACGGAGTGCTGGTCAGGAATCAGCGCTGGAATACTTTAAAGATTTTTATAGTCTGtccttgaaaataataaattccaTTCAAATTATTGAGTTATCCAAGTGTCCTGACTCCTCATATACTTATTATCGAAGCTCGCAAGCTCGCAGTATCAGATTCGACCCGAATCGTAAAACCGTAAAATAATTTCATGGTACATGCAAAAACGAGTAAAAAACTGACTCCTGATATACTTATTATCGAAGCTCGCAGTATCAATTCGATCCGAATCGTGAAAACGTAAAATAATCTCATGGTACATGCAGAAACGAGTAAAAATCACGGGCATGACAGAAAATGAGTAACAAGATCACATGGGTTATTGTTGTCTGGCCTTTAGTAAAGTTTATTCCCTAATGTCTGTAAAGTAACTACTACTTGTGTCCTGTAGTATCTGCAAGGCTTCTGCTGGGGAAAAAGCAGCGATACGAGAGAGATGCATGATGGCTATAATGTAGAAACTGTAGTGGTTCGAACAtgtaaaataaacaaaatcattGTAATAAAGAAGAGAATAAACAAAAGGTGATGAGCATCGACGAATCTCACTGCCAACGTCGACATCAATCAACGTCCTTAAGCCGAGCTTTCTATGAATGAATATTATAGGCGGAACTTGAGGATTCATCACTATCGAAACTGACCAACACCTTCATCTTCATACATGACGTACGGGTTCACAGCTCTTCCAGGCTGCTGTCTGATTCCGAATGGACAACGGACTTTATAATATGACTAGACGGAATGTCTCGAAAGTcactattttaaaacaaatgaaCTTCAAtatcattttctgaaaaatagttCGAGCTATCACAGGATTTGATAGCGTGCTTtgattttttaagaaaacatgATTTGAAATTATGTTTCTAAGTGTTGCGTTTTTGTCAACTAAAGACGAAGTTATGTTTTGAAATTTACGGTTGAagtcattttataaaaaaaaatgacataatGGTCTTTTATTGTTGAATAGCGAAATTCGGGGCCACGCCCGATTGGCGAAGGGAATTGAGACTTTACTTCTAACCAGAATAGGAATTTCGAACCACTTTTAATAAAAAAGAGTTGTAACAAATTTGTAGACtgtacaaaagaaaaaatttcggttcaaataagaattaaaaaattttgaattaaaaaaaaaaacccttttGCCAGGTGTTTCTCAACTTTTTGGTAAGTTTCCACCgatgtaataaataatatattttataaataaaaatttaataatattaaacttatatattaaattctacTAATAGATTAATTGAGTATAAAGTGAAAATTTAAGAGTTAAACGGGATTAGAATCGTCATAGATACCCGGCATAGAACATTTTCCGCTCTCTTTTTTGGCAACATTGAAATTGCATTAAGGTGACGATAATAGTATATTTTTGTAAACCTCGGTTGtatgttaaattaaatattaattaatatataacataacaCAAACAAGATCATTTAACTTAATTATAAAAGATTATCCTGTGATTCAAATTAGttattctatatataaaatgatattttataaataaaaatccgAGCTAACTTAATTATAAAAGATTACCAATAGTGCTGTGATCCAAATTACTTATTCTATAtgtaaaatgatatcttataaataaaattccGACATCTCGTAAACGGAGAGAAATAAAGATGACCCAAATACCTGTGATTCCATGCATGATGCCACAGTCAAGTTTCCAAACTTATTTCTTTTAGCAGttgatatataaaaatgttGTATTATGGATGTGGCCGGCTGGAGACGTGGACGTTTCTATGGTAATCAAGTAGAGCTTCAGCACGCCGAGCATCTCTACCTATCTACTCCCCTTCATCACCATTCTTGCCCCTTCTACTCCACTCGCGTAATCATCACATATAGAATGCCTAGATAAACTCCCCCAACGTAGTCCATAGGTTTTTTTCTCTTAAAAACGACACTGAAAGAGAGAGTCGACTCCTTCTGAGTGTGACTACTTGAATCAAATCAGATTTCTGAGCATAAGAGTGAGCCCAGTCCTTCGGAAACTATGGAAGATTGTAACAAAGGGGTCCATACACCAATAGTGCCACTTCCCCTCAGTCAATAGAGCATCAACTTCGTTACCAAAGGTTACTATGCCAACGCGACACAATAAACAAAGAGCGAGACAAGAGCAGTTATTTTTCATCGACTATATTATCAGAAAATATTGTGGCCTAAATATCCAATAAGAATCTACTCTTCCATTtccaaaatagaaaaaaaaataaaattagaattatcaACTTGAACCTTATTAAGTAGGCATCCCTTATTTCTACTAGTAAAGATCACAAGTTGCCCATTCCAAAGCATATAAGTTTATCATCACTTTCATATGACATAAACAGCCCCGGGCCGGACATTCAAAATACTATTTAACAACTTCTATACTCCACAAAGCTCGTCTTCAGTGACACCAAAATATCAAGATATACAAAGATAGTTGACCTGGAAAGAAGATCAAGCCAAAGGCTGCTTCCGATCTGAGCCGCATATTTGTGGCACCTCCTCCTGCGAGAAGTATTTGGACAAAGATGTCAATAAACAGTTAATATGAAATGCAAGATAAGATTTATATTGTCAATTGAAATGCAAATGGTTAAAGGAAACCAATTTTTTTACTGAAGCATTTGAGTAAAATATATGCTTCAGACAAGTCAGCTATAAAATTAACTTATGAATTGTAGTAAAGCCTAGAGATTGCCAAAAAGTAGCAAAAATATTTGTTGACACACAAACCATGCAGAAAAGGGAAGTTGAAGATTCTCTGAGTATGAATGCAAAATAAGGAACAATCGTATGCCTTCATCATGATGTAGGATTCACTGCAACGTATCTGTTGACTATAATGTAATCGgtaattgaatatttgaatatattgcTTATTTACCTTGAAATTATAACCTGCAGTAACAACTCTACACTGAAAACTGTCATGTAACAGAGTAAATTAAATAATGGAACGGATATGCTTCATTTATCCAAATTCACAGTGCTGTGTTCTTGCATGTGTGCCAGGTAATCACACAGTGACACAGGGATGAAAGATGCACAAAATGATTTTCAAGGTTTTTCAGTCGTAAGGACATAGAGAAAATGAAAATCGGGGCAGAAtttaaaagaagtgaaaataaaaaGCAATTTAAGGCATCAGGCCGCCTTATATGTGTGTGCAGTACATGTGACAGTGGGTGTAATCTACTGCCCtcaaacacatatatatattctttttcataagggataatatatatatatatatatatatatatatgaaaatctGTTCAGTGGAAATACCTATACACCACATGATGGCAGTTCAGCTACCACCGACTCTCCAAGGATCAAGCTCACTGCAATAGTAACTTGCAGGAACAGTAGAAAGCTCCTGCCGTCCAATCCACTCCTCACCAGGCTTCAGGAAAATAGGTTTTTCTACTGCTGCAGCCTCAATACAAATCATATGCTTGTATCCGTTGTCACCAAGATCAGCCATGGCCTTGGACTTCTTATCCCAAGGATTCCAGACAACTGATACCAGGAACAGgaataaaaagatttatattAATACCAGACAACTGATACCAGGAGACGGGATAAAAAGATTTAAATCAATACCATTAACATGCCAAAAACAACACCCTCAGAAATATACTTGCATTAATAAGGTTAAAAGGGCAATTGTGAAGGCAacttgtaaaaataatatttgaagaaCACACACAAAACGGCACTTACAATTAGAAGTGGTACTGATATGATATTAAATTAGTCGTAATAGGATCCAGGAATATATTGACTACGTGTGCAGGTAATGCTAAATAGACCGCACACATCAAACAGTTACTATTTGTAAATTAATCATGCTAAATTTCCAGATTTATGACATAATGTAGCAAAACAGGAAAAGGTAGACAGTGCTCATCTCACCAGCATCTGGAAGTCCATTTTTACGAATCAAGAAAGTCCGTTTTCTTTCATGATCCATAACTGCAATCTCTGTTGGTGAGCTAAGATATACTTTGTCCACCTAATTAAGATAGGCTATTATCATGTATGAACTCACTACACCATAGAAAATCAAAACCGGGTGGGAGAATTAGAGGTAGGGTAGGTGGAAGCATGGTGGAATGAAAGATGAGCGACCAATCTTACTTCTGATTCAAATGTTAATGCATCCCCTTGTTCGGTGAATCTTTCCCTTTTTTTCATATTGTCAAGATAGTCCAGTGTTTCTAATCCTTCAACCCGAACTTCACTGAGTACGATaaaatggattaaaaataattagacAGTGCAGGCTCAGGTTACACCCAAGTTTGAACAAGACCAGCAGAACCATACCTGATATCTGAAACAGAGAAATATGTATGATACGCAAATGTAAATTTAAATGGCTTTTGATCAGAGTTTGCATTTCTGATCCGAGATGTCAACATCAATTCTCCTTCAAGTCCAAGAGTAACTCTCAACCGGAACtcgaaactgaaaattgaatatacatAGCACTCTAATAAACAATCTCCATGTAATGATAACCCATTGAAACACTTAGAGATATACCTATGTGGAAAGATCTTTAAATCTTCTTTGGAGGGCTTTAGAATCAAATCAATAGCAGCCCTACTTGGGGAGTTTGTTGTAGGAGGAGGAGGATTAGTGTCAATGCTCCACATCCTGTTTCTAGCAAATCCATGCTTCTCAAGAGAACCAAAGTCTGAAAACTGCAGATATGATGCAGATTCCATGACAAAGTTGAAGGAAATTAACTGAATAGAGAAGAAAAGGAGCTTGACACATACTTGAGGGAAGCATATAGGAATGCCTCCACGTATTTCCTTTGGGGGCTTGAAAATTGCCTGTATATGGTACATGAAATAAATTACCAACATTATCATgcaatatagttttataaataaGATTAGTAAGGAATTGAGAAAGAATATATTCAAGTTCCATAAATCATAAGAATGCACGTGTAAGTTAACAGATAATAGACATAAAGATGTAAAACTAACTATCATCAATTAACCAAGATACTGAATCAATACAGTGCCATGGTGAGCCTGATTGGATTACCATTCTAAGTCAGATCATTTCTTCTCATAATTAAAAGGCAAGCTTCAGAGAATCAAGCTGCCCAGAGGTGGAAATGTTAACCTAGCGCTAGAAGACGTctagagtttgattttgaacccccccccccccccccccccccctcaaaAGTATAAACTAAcaagataataaaaaatgaaaagattCACTTATTTCGATTATCATACAACTCAATCCGAGATATTTTAACAATTAGTATCCATATTTACCAACGTGGGATCTACTTGAAGCCTCCCCATAGAATCAACTTATGAGTTAGTTTTAGCATTCCAACGTCCTGAAACATGTCGAGGTTTTGTTACCATAGAAATTATTACTACACTACGAGTGATACTGTCACATCATTTGAAAAGGTTTTACGAAATTAACCAGTTATTAAGGAAATGCCGAGGTACATAAAATCGTGATATGATAAAAACAATATTTGTAATGCACCAAAGAGAATTAGCATAAAATTACTCGTACTCACTTATATTAATCTGTACGATTCAACGAATAACATTAAATGAACATAGTAATTTGTCTAGTTCAGAGAATCTATTTGTTTCAAAAATTTACAACTTTAGCAGAAGATGATCAGTTGGAACAGTGTATTGTTTAATCGGTGCTTACTAATTTTGTCCAAGAAAAATTCAAGCACATAAAACACATTCCAATTGACTAAAACATCTGGGATGTACATGGTACCTTGTTACTGACGAAAAGCAACTGCTCCCCGCGATCATTCTTCCAAGATGTCACCTGCCCTCCATACAAATATACCTGCACAGACAAAAAAAAACGATACATGTATGGAATCCACAATGAGGATATCAGTAACTTTAAAATCACTTTAccgaaaattaaatcaatagtTGCACAAGTCGAAATCAAATAAAGTTACAAGTACCAATACATAAACAGAAACTATCTAAAAGAGATATATCcacaaattgaaaacaattaaaacatGCGTAATACCGAAAAACCAAGCCATTTGTTCTAGTTTATAAGTTCAAGTTAACAAGTCACAAGTCACAATCAAATTCATGCTATTTCGACAAAAAtggaaagaaaaaaaacaaatatcacAATTCAACAATGACatcaaaattggaaaaaaaaatgcGCAGAAATGTTGATATAAAAATTCACCACCTCAGCGGAAGAGCCGCGGATTTGACGCAGAACAACTTTATCGAGGCCATTGATGCCCTTAACGACCTGGACATTCTGAAAGTGATCGGAGGGCCCTCCCTTTTGTTTACTGGTAGTGGTTTCGGGAGAAACAGGCTGCCTGAGGATCGTCTCCTTTGTCTTTTTCTTCTCTATTCCTTGCATCGCCAGGCCACCAGGGTTTGGTTTTCTCGGGAATTGTGAATTTGTAAAAGCTATGTAACCTGCTTCTTCTATAAGCGATACTTTGTTCTGATATGGATTTTATTCATTCGCgcaggaagaagaagaaggtagaCATACAACTCGGAGGCAATGGTGTAACTGAATGAGTCGGTCCGACAATCGATATATTTCTTTTCCTGTCTTCATTTCGATTTTGTGCGagtattaaaataataagaaaagcATTTTGGGGCCCGCTAAATTTTTAGAAGATTAGTTTCTTTAGGAAAATTGGTAGAAATGCATATCTTcgaatttaatttaaaagaatatgatcaaaatatatatacatgaaattttgatattaaacATTTGATTTTCTGATTGCAGATTGTATTATAATTCTATCGTATTTCTTTGACAAAATTTTTTTGTAActtcaatatttttaaagaaatt of the Daucus carota subsp. sativus chromosome 4, DH1 v3.0, whole genome shotgun sequence genome contains:
- the LOC108216020 gene encoding peroxidase 16, yielding MGNQRMSIRPPVCGLLIIFPLLLLISHSAAQLSTNFYQKSCPNVESLVQAAVKAKFQQTFVTAPATLRLLFHDCFVRGCDASVLLASPNGNAEKDHGDDISLAGDGFDTVVRAKAAVDSDPKCRNKVSCADILALATREVVALTGGPRYAVELGRRDGRISTKKSVQHKLPHATFNLDQLNSMFSSHGLSQTDMIALSGAHTLGFSHCGQFSKRIYNFSPGKRIDPTLNSAYALQLRQMCPTRVDPRVAINMDPTTPQKFDNAYYQNLVEGKGLFTSDQILYTDTRSRSTVQQFASSNDAFNKAFVSAITKLGRIGVLTGNNGEIRRDCNRIN
- the LOC108216019 gene encoding putative glucose-6-phosphate 1-epimerase isoform X1; its protein translation is MQGIEKKKTKETILRQPVSPETTTSKQKGGPSDHFQNVQVVKGINGLDKVVLRQIRGSSAEVYLYGGQVTSWKNDRGEQLLFVSNKAIFKPPKEIRGGIPICFPQFSDFGSLEKHGFARNRMWSIDTNPPPPTTNSPSRAAIDLILKPSKEDLKIFPHRYISKCFNGLSLHGDCLLECYVYSIFSFEFRLRVTLGLEGELMLTSRIRNANSDQKPFKFTFAYHTYFSVSDISEVRVEGLETLDYLDNMKKRERFTEQGDALTFESEVDKVYLSSPTEIAVMDHERKRTFLIRKNGLPDAVVWNPWDKKSKAMADLGDNGYKHMICIEAAAVEKPIFLKPGEEWIGRQELSTVPASYYCSELDPWRVGGS
- the LOC108216019 gene encoding putative glucose-6-phosphate 1-epimerase isoform X2, producing MQGIEKKKTKETILRQPVSPETTTSKQKGGPSDHFQNVQVVKGINGLDKVVLRQIRGSSAEVYLYGGQVTSWKNDRGEQLLFVSNKAIFKPPKEIRGGIPICFPQFSDFGSLEKHGFARNRMWSIDTNPPPPTTNSPSRAAIDLILKPSKEDLKIFPHSFEFRLRVTLGLEGELMLTSRIRNANSDQKPFKFTFAYHTYFSVSDISEVRVEGLETLDYLDNMKKRERFTEQGDALTFESEVDKVYLSSPTEIAVMDHERKRTFLIRKNGLPDAVVWNPWDKKSKAMADLGDNGYKHMICIEAAAVEKPIFLKPGEEWIGRQELSTVPASYYCSELDPWRVGGS